The segment TGCTATTGTCAGTACTGCTTTACCAGGTGATGGTATACTACAATTACCTGACAAGGAGACCGTTAAGAGCTCTTAAGCATATGCTTGTAAGTTAATCGATATTCTTAACAAATCAGAATACTCCAGATTGAATTATGCCCATGCCTCAGTTATATTATCTAAAAATTGCACAACTATTCTCTGATACTTTCTAACACTGAAACAGCCTGCCAGAGCGTTACCCTTACGTAAGAAGGCATGTTTGGATCCTGAGAGAGATCATCGAGGGTACTTATAGCATTTGCAGCACGAACAGAAATGCTGAACTCCTTGTCCTCTAGAGATGTGGCAATATCCTTTACAACCTTGCGTATGTTCCTTGGAGTTGTAGCATTATCAGCCACATTGTTCAATATCTCCATCGCTTTTGCAAGTCTTTCCTCGTTTTCCTTTTCCTTCTGTTTCTTTGCAGCCAACATCATCACCCACAAAACAGTTCTTAACCAAATATACCTTCTTTAA is part of the Nitrososphaerales archaeon genome and harbors:
- a CDS encoding UPF0147 family protein, coding for MMLAAKKQKEKENEERLAKAMEILNNVADNATTPRNIRKVVKDIATSLEDKEFSISVRAANAISTLDDLSQDPNMPSYVRVTLWQAVSVLESIRE